One Gimesia aquarii DNA segment encodes these proteins:
- the purE gene encoding 5-(carboxyamino)imidazole ribonucleotide mutase: MSEKSPPLVGVIMGSQSDWDTMKEAAALLEQFNVAHECRVVSAHRTPDWMNEYAKTAEERGLEVIIAGAGGAAHLPGMVAAQTVLPVLGVPVKSRALKGLDSLLSIVQMPGGVPVGTLAIGESGAKNAALLAIRILSNSRPELRQQMHEFCKNQTDSVLENSEL, translated from the coding sequence ATGTCAGAAAAGAGTCCCCCCCTGGTGGGTGTGATCATGGGTAGTCAATCCGACTGGGATACGATGAAAGAGGCGGCTGCCCTGCTGGAACAGTTCAATGTAGCTCATGAATGCCGCGTGGTCTCGGCACACCGGACTCCCGATTGGATGAACGAATACGCCAAGACTGCGGAAGAACGGGGGCTGGAAGTCATCATCGCAGGGGCGGGTGGCGCCGCCCATCTGCCGGGAATGGTTGCCGCGCAAACGGTGTTGCCGGTTCTCGGCGTGCCCGTCAAAAGTCGGGCTTTAAAAGGGCTTGATTCGCTGCTCTCAATTGTACAAATGCCGGGTGGCGTGCCTGTCGGAACGTTGGCCATCGGAGAGTCGGGGGCAAAGAATGCGGCGCTGTTGGCGATACGTATTCTGAGCAACTCCCGCCCGGAACTACGCCAACAGATGCACGAGTTCTGTAAAAATCAAACCGATAGCGTACTGGAAAATTCTGAACTATGA
- a CDS encoding 5-(carboxyamino)imidazole ribonucleotide synthase produces the protein MSDLIPPGSTLGMLGSGQLGRMFAIEARRLGYGVHVFSPERQTPTGQVADVEICAAYDDLEAVANFAKNVDVISFEFENVLSETTETASKYAPVRPGANVLHMAQNRIREKSQLRDAGIPVTPFAVVRSVEELNGALNELGSPAVLKSATSGYDGKGQVKIDTPEVAEAAWNEVGAEETVLEAFIDYTCELSVVGVRGIDGDFAVYGPMKNDHVNHILDISVFPSGVGDAIAKEAIEITRAVFEHLDVVGVMCVEFFLTVDQRLMINEIAPRPHNSGHLTINGHVTCQFEQQVRAICGLPLGSTDSLGPTAMANLLGDHLEAGQPNWNALKQFNDVKLHLYGKRESRIGRKMGHLTALAETPEAAVERVQQARTAIFNG, from the coding sequence ATGAGTGATTTGATTCCTCCCGGTTCAACGCTGGGCATGCTGGGAAGCGGCCAACTCGGTCGCATGTTTGCCATCGAAGCCCGCCGCCTGGGATATGGCGTGCATGTATTTTCCCCCGAACGTCAGACTCCCACGGGTCAAGTGGCTGATGTCGAAATCTGCGCGGCGTATGACGATCTGGAAGCGGTCGCCAATTTTGCCAAGAATGTCGATGTGATTTCGTTCGAGTTTGAGAATGTGCTCTCGGAAACGACAGAGACCGCCTCGAAATACGCGCCCGTGCGACCCGGCGCAAATGTGTTGCATATGGCACAAAATCGGATTCGTGAAAAATCGCAACTGCGTGATGCCGGTATTCCAGTCACGCCGTTTGCTGTCGTGCGTTCGGTTGAGGAATTAAACGGCGCGTTGAACGAGTTGGGTAGTCCGGCTGTACTGAAGTCGGCCACGTCCGGCTATGATGGCAAAGGACAGGTCAAAATTGATACTCCCGAAGTTGCAGAAGCGGCCTGGAATGAAGTGGGGGCGGAGGAAACGGTACTCGAAGCCTTCATCGATTACACATGTGAACTCTCGGTCGTGGGTGTGCGGGGGATCGATGGAGACTTTGCCGTCTATGGTCCGATGAAAAACGACCATGTGAATCACATCCTCGATATTTCCGTTTTTCCCTCTGGTGTTGGAGATGCCATTGCAAAAGAGGCGATCGAAATCACACGGGCGGTGTTTGAGCACCTGGACGTAGTCGGGGTGATGTGCGTCGAATTCTTTCTGACCGTTGATCAGCGACTGATGATCAACGAAATCGCACCGCGGCCGCATAACTCCGGGCACCTGACCATCAATGGTCACGTAACGTGTCAATTCGAACAACAGGTACGAGCGATTTGTGGACTGCCTTTAGGCAGCACAGACTCTCTCGGACCGACGGCGATGGCGAATCTGCTGGGCGATCATTTGGAAGCGGGGCAGCCGAACTGGAACGCGCTGAAACAGTTCAACGATGTCAAACTGCATCTCTACGGCAAACGTGAATCAAGAATTGGTCGCAAAATGGGGCACTTGACGGCGCTGGCAGAAACTCCTGAAGCGGCTGTCGAACGCGTCCAACAGGCACGCACAGCGATTTTTAACGGCTGA
- a CDS encoding 7-carboxy-7-deazaguanine synthase QueE: MLISEIFHSPQGEGKWIGVPSIFIRTSGCNLRCWFCDTPYTSWEPEGEKMSVDAIMEHIAQYDCEHAVVTGGEPMVTHEVETLTQRLHTAGKVITIETAGTILQDVRADLMSISPKLSNSTPVKDPAWAHRHDARRDQPHVIHELIKQYPYQIKFVVDQREDLHEIEAYLERYPDIDRAHVYLMPQGTTAEMLNERMDWLQEAAKQAGCQVSRRMHIELWGNVRGK, from the coding sequence TTGTTGATCTCAGAAATTTTTCACTCACCCCAGGGTGAAGGTAAGTGGATCGGAGTCCCCTCGATTTTTATTCGCACCAGTGGCTGCAATTTGCGGTGCTGGTTCTGTGATACTCCTTATACGTCGTGGGAGCCCGAGGGAGAGAAAATGTCGGTCGACGCCATCATGGAACACATCGCGCAATACGATTGTGAGCATGCGGTGGTGACTGGTGGAGAACCAATGGTAACCCACGAAGTTGAAACGTTGACACAACGTCTGCATACGGCAGGCAAGGTGATCACCATCGAGACGGCAGGGACCATCTTGCAGGATGTGCGGGCAGACCTGATGTCGATCAGTCCTAAACTGTCAAACTCCACACCCGTCAAAGACCCTGCTTGGGCACATCGTCATGATGCAAGACGCGATCAGCCGCATGTGATCCATGAGCTCATTAAGCAGTATCCCTATCAGATCAAATTTGTTGTCGATCAACGGGAAGACCTGCACGAAATCGAAGCGTATCTGGAACGCTATCCCGACATTGACCGGGCACACGTTTACTTGATGCCGCAAGGGACAACAGCAGAGATGCTCAACGAACGGATGGACTGGTTGCAGGAAGCGGCAAAGCAAGCCGGTTGTCAGGTCTCGCGGCGGATGCACATCGAACTCTGGGGTAATGTGCGCGGCAAATAA
- the rph gene encoding ribonuclease PH gives MRHDSRQPDQLRPIKVERGYTKATPGSILISAGDTVVLCTASLDDSVPPWKKHEENPGGWVTAEYNMLPGSTSPRKKRRADGRSSEIQRLIGRSLRAVVDFDALGPRTITVDCDVLQADGGTRTLSITGGFLALLDTVLSIPDTCELAEGEIFDPKKVFSNSVAAVSVGVVNNQPVLDLDYIEDSTAGVDMNVVMTGSGDFVEVQGTAEGQIFDRGLLDAQLELATSGIQQLSAIQKECIGEVWPI, from the coding sequence ATGCGCCATGACTCTCGCCAGCCTGATCAACTTCGCCCCATCAAAGTCGAACGTGGATACACCAAAGCCACCCCAGGCAGTATCCTGATTTCGGCCGGTGATACCGTCGTGCTTTGCACAGCCAGTCTGGACGATAGTGTTCCCCCCTGGAAAAAGCATGAAGAAAATCCCGGTGGCTGGGTCACAGCAGAGTACAACATGCTCCCCGGTAGTACATCCCCTCGTAAAAAACGTCGTGCCGACGGACGTTCAAGCGAAATTCAACGGCTCATTGGTCGCAGCCTGCGGGCGGTTGTCGACTTTGATGCGTTAGGACCACGGACGATTACCGTTGACTGTGATGTCCTGCAGGCCGATGGCGGTACGCGTACGCTGAGTATTACCGGCGGCTTTCTGGCGCTATTGGATACGGTACTTTCAATTCCCGATACGTGCGAACTGGCCGAAGGGGAGATCTTTGATCCGAAAAAAGTATTCTCAAACAGCGTCGCCGCGGTGAGCGTGGGTGTGGTGAATAATCAACCCGTGCTCGACCTGGATTACATCGAAGACAGCACCGCGGGAGTCGATATGAATGTGGTAATGACTGGCAGCGGGGATTTTGTTGAGGTTCAGGGAACTGCGGAAGGACAAATTTTTGACCGCGGATTACTCGACGCGCAACTCGAACTGGCTACGTCTGGAATTCAGCAACTGTCGGCGATTCAGAAAGAGTGTATTGGTGAAGTGTGGCCGATTTGA